A section of the Solitalea canadensis DSM 3403 genome encodes:
- a CDS encoding MBG domain-containing protein: MKKNSLFSIVFSTVFFLCAICFALESNAQITSGDIAIVGVNSDGTNDEIAIVTLASITAGQTVYITDKGWLEAGGFNQSNTVAEGLITWGITTTVPAGTLIKITIAAGGAVTGGLSSYGTVTPSGWSGAPIASGGDNWFIYSGSEASPSFIYGFANWSTGTNGVWLNTAGATVSATTSYLPASLTSGTTALALTGVSLHADNMVYTGTLSGTKAQLLSAISNTANWSGDEAAVKDLNPNGTEFPGNNPVFTVTAPPLVATTSQTDILCNGATTGSAGVVASGGTPPYAYSWSPSGGSGATASNLAAGSYTVTITDAASVSITKNFTINQPTALVASAGTINNVSCNGGANGTATVNVTGGTPGYTYSWAPSGGTAATASGLPAGSYTVTVRDANNCSTTQSFFITEPSALTASASKTDVSCFGGANGTATVLASGGTPPYTYSWSPSGGSNATATGLAAGTYTVTIRDSKLCQITRTVTVNQPLSALDGTITRTDVSCNGGTNGTATVVASGGTGPYTYSWAPSGGTAATASGLATGTYTVTVTDNNSCQITRSIAVNQPLSPLVATAASQTNVSCNGGANGTATVSVTGGTAGYTYSWAPSGGTAATATGLAAGTYTVTVTDANACTDTQSFTIVEPVTALSATAVSQTNIACNGGATGSATVSATGGTGTYTYSWAPSGGTAATATGLTAGTYTVTVTDANGCTDTQSFTITEPAALVAAPVAQTNIACNGDATGSATVGVTGGTGTYTYSWAPSGGTAATATGLTAGTYTVTITDANSCTTTQSFTITEPTSLVASVGSKTDVSCNGGANGTATVSVTGGTSGYTYSWAPSGGTAATATGLTAGTYTVTVTDANSCTTTQSFTITEPTLLVASAGAQTNVSCNGGTNGSATVNVTGGTSSYTYSWAPSGGTGATATGLSAGTYTVTVTDANGCTDTQSFTITEPAALVATPLAQTNIACNGSATGSATVSATGGTGSYTYSWAPSGGTAATATGLTTGTYTVTVTDANGCTDTQSFTITQPSALIASAGTQMNVSCNGGANGTAKVNVTGGTPGYTYSWAPSGGTGATASGLAAGTYTVTVTDANGCTATQSFTITEPASLVASVGAQTNVSCNGGANGSATVNVTGGTGAYTYSWAPSGGTGATASGLATGTYTVTVTDGNACTTTQSFTITEPASLVASAGAQTNVSCNGGTNGTATVNVTGGTSGYTYSWAPSGGTAATASGLAAGTYTVTVTDANSCTTTQSFTITEPSVLNATPVAQTNIACNGGATGSATVSATGGTGTYTYSWAPSGGTAATATGLTAGTYTVTVTDANGCTDTQSFTITQPSALIASAGTQTNVSCHAGANGTAKVNVTGGTPGYTYSWAPSGGTAATALGLAAGTYTVTVTDANGCTTTQSFTITEPASLVASVGAQTNVSCNGGANGSATVNVTGGTGAYTYSWAPSGGTAATATGLAAGTYTVTVTDANTCTTTQSFTITEPASLVASAGAQTNVSCNGGTNGTATVAVTGGTAGYTYSWAPSGGTAATASGLAAGTYTVTVTDANSCTTTQSFTITEPAVLNATASAQTNIACNGSATGSATVAVTGGTGTYTYSWAPSGGTAATATGLTAGTYTVTVTDANGCTDTQSFTITQPSALVATANSQTNVSCNGGANGTATVSVTGGTPGYNYSWAPSGGTAATASGLAAGTYTVTVTDANSCTTTQSFTITEPASLVASVGAQTNVSCNGGSNGSATVNVTGGTGAYTYSWAPSGGTAATASGLAAGTYTVTVTDANSCTTTQSFTITEPTLLVASAGSQTNVSCNGGSNGSATVNVTGGTGTYTYAWAPSGGTAATASGLAAGTYTVTVTDANSCTTTQSFTITEPAVLNATASAQTNIACNGSATGSATVAVTGGTGTYTYSWAPSGGTAATATGLTAGTYTVTVTDANGCTDTQSFTITQPSALVATANSQTNVSCNGGANGTATVSVTGGTPGYNYSWAPSGGTAATASGLAAGTYTVTVTDANSCTTTQSFTITEPASLVASVGAQTNVSCNGGSNGSATVNVTGGTGAYTYSWAPSGGTAATASGLAAGTYTVTVTDANSCTTTQSFTITEPTLLVASAGSQTNVSCNGGSNGSATVNVTGGTGTYTYAWAPSGGTAATASGLAAGTYTITVTDANGCTATQSFTITEPAALVAIAGSQTNVSCNGGSNGSATVNVTGGTGIYTYAWAPSGGTAATATGLTAGTYTVTVTDANGCFTTQSFMITEPTILAASTSQNNVSSAGGNDGSATVNVTGGTGTYTYSWAPSGGTGATASGLAAGAYTVTVTDANGCIHTETFSIIEPATLSGFATLTKNYGDVDFALNAPTSNSTGAFSYASSDATIASITGSTVTIHKPGVVTITAAQAADANHLAASTTATLTINRKDITVSLNAAPVITKQYNGDAQASLVVTNYQLNGLVGADDVTVTGTAQYDNKNTGAGKTITVNGFVLSGLQKDYYTLTTTSATTTGEITAKPITATAGIISKVYDGTDLAVVNFNGFTAANGLVGTDDVQVQYASARYNSKDVGVAKPVTINGLVLSGADNNNYVLNTFTVSGDITAKAITVTATAGQTKEYGSADPVLAYSITTGGPLAAGDSFTGALARTSGENVATYAINQGSLSAGANYAISYVGDNFAITPKQLTITADNKEMFEGDAVPALTVSYNGFANGDDNNSLTAQPAVSTTATSASLTGDYTITANGAVSTNYTITYVGGTMKVKAAAPTDIILATATLYENRPAGSSAGSLSSTSGNPAATYTYSLVPGSGDTDNALFVINGNAINTVGSFDFEQKSTFNIRVRSTTQSNIWLEKTFVITINDVNEKPTIDPLSDKELCHTTGEEQIAVTGISAGPESGQTYTLSIQSDRNIFDKLVIVKGSNGKATIRYVLAPNAVGDAIVKVSVKDNGGVANGGVDLAEQSFKLTVNALPIFTVKSNVSSLKISKGDIVELSAVGNATTYEWANVDGIIGSKNDPMVQVRPMQTTTYSVKGYNAKGCVVEQSITIEVVEDFKLNATNVITPNGDGYNDKWLVRNIESYPNNLVKIFDKAGRMIYTKSGYLNEWDGTINGEPLHEDTYYYIIDLGNGSKLYKGYITIVRD, encoded by the coding sequence ATGAAAAAAAACAGTCTATTTTCTATAGTCTTTAGCACAGTGTTCTTTCTATGTGCAATTTGTTTTGCCTTAGAAAGTAATGCACAAATAACATCAGGGGATATAGCCATTGTAGGTGTAAACTCTGATGGAACTAATGATGAGATAGCTATTGTTACTTTGGCCAGCATTACTGCTGGTCAAACTGTTTATATAACAGACAAAGGGTGGCTAGAAGCAGGTGGTTTTAATCAGAGTAACACAGTAGCTGAAGGTTTAATTACCTGGGGCATAACAACAACTGTTCCTGCGGGTACATTGATTAAAATAACCATTGCAGCAGGCGGAGCAGTCACTGGTGGATTAAGTTCCTATGGAACAGTAACCCCTTCCGGATGGTCTGGTGCCCCTATTGCAAGTGGAGGTGATAATTGGTTTATATATTCCGGATCAGAAGCATCTCCTTCTTTTATATACGGATTTGCCAACTGGTCAACCGGAACAAATGGCGTTTGGCTTAATACTGCCGGAGCAACTGTTTCAGCTACAACCTCTTATTTGCCAGCCTCGTTAACAAGCGGAACAACGGCTCTTGCTTTAACAGGCGTATCATTGCATGCTGATAACATGGTATATACTGGTACGTTGTCTGGTACAAAAGCCCAGCTGTTAAGTGCCATTAGTAATACAGCAAATTGGTCTGGAGATGAAGCAGCTGTAAAAGACCTTAACCCTAATGGAACAGAGTTTCCAGGTAATAATCCGGTCTTTACTGTAACAGCGCCACCACTGGTAGCTACTACCTCACAAACAGATATTTTGTGTAATGGAGCAACCACGGGATCTGCCGGTGTAGTTGCATCCGGAGGTACTCCTCCTTATGCCTATTCGTGGTCTCCTAGCGGAGGATCTGGAGCAACTGCTTCAAATCTTGCAGCAGGAAGTTATACAGTAACAATCACTGATGCTGCTTCAGTATCTATAACTAAAAACTTTACAATCAACCAACCAACAGCTTTAGTTGCTTCTGCAGGAACAATAAACAATGTTTCTTGTAATGGAGGAGCAAATGGAACAGCAACAGTTAATGTAACGGGAGGAACTCCTGGTTATACTTATAGTTGGGCCCCAAGCGGAGGAACTGCTGCAACTGCATCAGGTTTACCTGCAGGGAGTTACACCGTAACGGTTAGAGATGCGAATAACTGTAGTACAACTCAAAGTTTCTTTATTACTGAACCTTCTGCTTTAACAGCATCAGCATCAAAAACAGATGTAAGTTGTTTTGGAGGAGCTAACGGAACAGCTACAGTTTTGGCATCAGGCGGAACTCCCCCATACACTTATTCATGGAGTCCTAGTGGCGGTTCAAATGCTACAGCAACAGGTCTGGCAGCCGGAACGTATACCGTAACAATAAGAGATTCCAAACTTTGCCAGATAACAAGAACCGTTACTGTAAATCAGCCTTTATCGGCATTGGATGGCACCATTACACGAACAGATGTGAGCTGTAATGGAGGAACTAACGGAACTGCTACGGTAGTGGCTTCAGGAGGAACTGGACCATATACTTATTCATGGGCTCCAAGTGGAGGTACTGCAGCAACTGCATCAGGACTTGCTACGGGAACTTATACAGTAACAGTAACGGATAATAATTCTTGCCAGATTACAAGATCTATTGCTGTAAATCAGCCTTTATCACCTTTAGTAGCCACGGCTGCTTCACAAACAAATGTAAGTTGTAACGGTGGGGCAAACGGTACTGCAACAGTTAGCGTAACAGGAGGAACTGCTGGATATACCTACTCATGGGCACCAAGCGGAGGAACTGCTGCAACAGCAACAGGACTAGCAGCCGGAACATATACGGTTACAGTTACCGATGCAAACGCATGTACTGATACTCAAAGCTTTACTATTGTAGAGCCAGTAACAGCATTAAGTGCAACCGCTGTCTCACAAACCAATATTGCTTGTAATGGAGGAGCAACCGGAAGCGCAACAGTTAGCGCTACGGGGGGAACAGGAACTTATACGTATTCATGGGCACCAAGCGGAGGTACTGCTGCAACAGCAACAGGTCTTACTGCCGGAACGTATACCGTAACGGTAACCGATGCGAATGGATGTACTGATACCCAAAGTTTCACAATTACAGAACCAGCTGCTTTAGTAGCAGCACCTGTCGCACAAACAAACATTGCTTGTAATGGAGATGCAACAGGAAGCGCAACAGTTGGTGTAACAGGCGGAACAGGAACTTATACTTACTCATGGGCACCAAGTGGAGGCACTGCAGCAACAGCAACAGGTCTCACGGCTGGAACCTATACGGTAACAATAACGGATGCTAACAGTTGTACTACAACACAAAGCTTCACTATTACCGAACCAACTTCATTGGTAGCTTCAGTCGGATCAAAAACGGATGTAAGCTGTAACGGCGGAGCAAACGGAACGGCAACAGTGAGTGTAACAGGAGGAACTTCAGGTTACACTTATTCATGGGCTCCAAGCGGAGGTACTGCTGCAACCGCAACAGGTCTTACGGCTGGAACCTATACGGTAACGGTAACCGATGCGAACAGTTGTACAACCACTCAAAGCTTCACGATAACAGAACCAACCTTACTCGTAGCTTCAGCCGGAGCACAAACGAATGTAAGCTGTAATGGCGGAACAAACGGAAGTGCAACGGTTAATGTAACAGGAGGAACTTCAAGTTATACTTATAGTTGGGCACCAAGCGGAGGCACAGGAGCAACCGCAACAGGACTTTCAGCGGGAACGTATACCGTAACGGTAACCGATGCAAACGGATGTACTGATACCCAAAGCTTTACTATTACCGAGCCTGCAGCTTTAGTAGCAACACCTTTAGCACAAACTAACATTGCTTGTAATGGTTCTGCCACCGGAAGCGCAACAGTTAGTGCTACCGGAGGAACCGGAAGCTATACTTATTCATGGGCACCAAGTGGAGGCACTGCTGCAACAGCAACAGGTCTTACTACCGGAACTTATACCGTAACGGTAACCGATGCAAACGGATGTACCGATACACAAAGCTTCACCATTACTCAGCCTTCAGCTTTAATCGCTTCAGCTGGCACACAAATGAACGTAAGCTGTAACGGCGGGGCAAACGGAACTGCAAAAGTTAACGTAACGGGAGGAACTCCTGGCTATACCTATAGTTGGGCACCAAGTGGAGGTACTGGAGCAACCGCATCAGGCCTTGCTGCGGGAACCTATACAGTAACGGTAACCGATGCAAACGGATGTACAGCTACCCAAAGCTTTACCATTACTGAACCTGCTTCGTTGGTAGCTTCAGTAGGAGCGCAAACGAATGTAAGCTGTAATGGCGGAGCAAACGGAAGCGCAACAGTTAATGTAACCGGTGGTACTGGAGCATATACCTATTCATGGGCTCCAAGCGGAGGTACTGGTGCAACAGCATCAGGTCTCGCAACCGGAACCTATACGGTAACAGTAACCGATGGTAACGCTTGTACAACAACTCAAAGCTTCACAATTACCGAACCTGCTTCATTAGTAGCTTCAGCGGGAGCACAAACGAATGTAAGCTGTAATGGCGGAACAAACGGAACTGCAACAGTTAATGTAACCGGAGGAACTTCTGGCTATACTTATAGTTGGGCACCAAGCGGAGGCACTGCTGCAACCGCAAGCGGTCTTGCAGCCGGAACGTATACAGTAACGGTAACGGATGCGAACAGTTGTACTACAACTCAAAGTTTCACCATTACTGAGCCTTCTGTTTTAAATGCAACGCCTGTAGCACAAACAAATATTGCTTGTAATGGAGGAGCAACCGGAAGTGCAACAGTTAGTGCTACGGGAGGTACAGGAACATATACCTATTCATGGGCACCAAGTGGAGGCACTGCTGCAACCGCAACAGGTCTTACTGCCGGAACATATACCGTAACGGTAACCGATGCAAACGGATGTACCGATACACAAAGCTTCACCATTACGCAGCCTTCAGCTTTAATCGCTTCAGCTGGTACACAAACGAATGTAAGCTGTCATGCAGGGGCAAACGGAACTGCAAAAGTTAACGTAACAGGAGGAACACCTGGTTATACTTATAGTTGGGCACCAAGCGGAGGTACTGCTGCAACTGCATTAGGCCTTGCTGCGGGAACCTATACGGTAACAGTAACCGATGCAAATGGATGTACTACAACACAAAGCTTTACCATTACCGAACCAGCTTCGTTGGTAGCTTCAGTAGGAGCGCAAACAAATGTGAGCTGTAACGGCGGAGCAAACGGAAGCGCAACAGTTAATGTAACCGGGGGTACTGGAGCATATACCTATTCATGGGCTCCAAGCGGAGGCACTGCTGCAACAGCAACAGGTCTTGCAGCCGGAACTTATACGGTAACAGTAACCGATGCGAACACTTGTACAACCACTCAAAGCTTCACTATTACCGAACCTGCTTCATTAGTAGCTTCAGCGGGAGCACAAACGAATGTATCTTGTAACGGTGGAACAAACGGAACTGCAACAGTTGCTGTAACCGGAGGAACTGCTGGATATACTTATTCATGGGCACCAAGCGGAGGCACTGCAGCAACAGCAAGCGGTCTTGCAGCTGGAACGTATACAGTAACGGTAACGGATGCGAACAGTTGTACAACAACTCAAAGCTTCACCATTACTGAGCCAGCGGTATTAAATGCAACAGCTAGTGCACAAACCAATATTGCTTGTAATGGTTCTGCAACCGGATCGGCTACAGTTGCCGTAACAGGAGGAACCGGAACCTATACTTATTCATGGGCACCAAGTGGAGGCACTGCTGCAACAGCAACAGGTCTTACTGCCGGAACTTATACCGTAACGGTAACCGATGCAAACGGATGTACCGATACACAAAGCTTCACCATTACTCAGCCTTCTGCGTTAGTGGCTACGGCAAATTCTCAAACGAATGTAAGCTGTAACGGCGGAGCAAACGGAACGGCAACGGTTAGTGTAACGGGAGGAACTCCTGGCTATAACTATAGTTGGGCACCAAGCGGAGGTACTGCTGCAACTGCATCAGGTCTTGCTGCGGGAACCTATACAGTAACGGTAACCGATGCAAACAGTTGTACAACAACTCAAAGCTTCACCATTACCGAACCAGCTTCATTGGTAGCTTCTGTCGGAGCACAAACAAATGTGAGCTGTAACGGTGGGTCAAACGGAAGCGCAACAGTTAATGTAACCGGAGGTACTGGAGCATATACTTATTCATGGGCTCCAAGCGGAGGAACAGCTGCAACCGCATCCGGACTTGCAGCCGGAACTTATACAGTAACAGTAACCGATGCGAACAGTTGTACAACCACTCAAAGCTTCACCATTACCGAACCAACTTTATTAGTTGCTTCAGCAGGATCACAAACCAATGTATCTTGTAACGGTGGAAGCAATGGTTCTGCAACCGTAAACGTAACAGGAGGTACCGGAACTTATACTTATGCATGGGCACCAAGCGGAGGCACTGCAGCAACAGCAAGCGGTCTTGCAGCTGGAACGTATACAGTAACGGTAACGGATGCGAACAGTTGTACAACAACTCAAAGCTTCACCATTACTGAGCCAGCGGTATTAAATGCAACAGCTAGTGCACAAACCAATATTGCTTGTAATGGTTCTGCAACCGGATCGGCTACAGTTGCCGTAACAGGAGGAACCGGAACCTATACTTATTCATGGGCACCAAGTGGAGGCACTGCTGCAACAGCAACAGGTCTTACTGCCGGAACTTATACCGTAACGGTAACCGATGCAAACGGATGTACCGATACACAAAGCTTCACCATTACTCAGCCTTCTGCGTTAGTGGCTACGGCAAATTCTCAAACGAATGTAAGCTGTAACGGCGGAGCAAACGGAACGGCAACGGTGAGTGTAACGGGAGGAACTCCTGGCTATAACTATAGTTGGGCACCAAGCGGAGGTACTGCTGCAACTGCATCAGGTCTTGCTGCGGGAACCTATACAGTAACGGTAACCGATGCAAACAGTTGTACAACAACTCAAAGCTTCACCATTACCGAACCAGCTTCATTGGTAGCTTCTGTCGGAGCACAAACAAATGTGAGCTGTAACGGTGGGTCAAACGGAAGCGCAACAGTTAATGTAACCGGAGGTACTGGAGCATATACTTATTCATGGGCTCCAAGCGGAGGAACAGCTGCAACCGCATCCGGACTTGCAGCCGGAACTTATACAGTAACAGTAACCGATGCGAACAGTTGTACAACCACTCAAAGCTTCACCATTACCGAACCAACTTTATTAGTTGCTTCAGCAGGATCACAAACCAATGTATCTTGTAACGGTGGAAGCAATGGTTCTGCAACCGTAAACGTAACAGGAGGTACCGGAACTTATACTTATGCATGGGCTCCAAGTGGAGGAACTGCTGCAACCGCATCAGGTCTTGCCGCTGGAACCTATACCATAACGGTAACAGACGCGAATGGTTGTACAGCAACCCAGAGCTTTACAATTACCGAACCAGCTGCTTTAGTGGCTATTGCCGGATCGCAGACAAATGTGAGTTGTAATGGTGGTTCAAATGGAAGCGCAACGGTTAATGTAACCGGAGGTACCGGAATTTATACGTATGCATGGGCGCCAAGCGGAGGTACTGCTGCAACAGCAACAGGTCTTACTGCCGGAACTTATACGGTAACGGTAACTGATGCTAATGGTTGTTTTACAACCCAAAGCTTCATGATTACTGAGCCAACTATATTAGCTGCAAGTACGTCACAAAATAATGTTAGTTCAGCAGGTGGTAATGATGGTTCTGCAACGGTTAATGTAACAGGTGGTACAGGAACCTATACCTATTCATGGGCACCAAGCGGTGGAACTGGCGCAACTGCATCAGGTCTTGCTGCCGGAGCTTATACGGTAACAGTAACCGATGCTAATGGATGTATTCATACTGAAACATTCAGTATTATCGAGCCAGCAACATTAAGCGGATTTGCTACTTTAACCAAAAACTACGGAGATGTTGACTTTGCACTAAATGCACCAACATCTAATAGTACAGGGGCATTTTCATATGCAAGTAGTGATGCCACAATCGCATCGATAACTGGTAGTACCGTTACTATTCATAAACCGGGTGTGGTTACGATAACAGCTGCACAGGCTGCTGATGCAAATCATCTTGCAGCATCTACAACAGCTACGTTAACGATTAACCGTAAGGATATTACAGTATCGTTAAATGCAGCTCCTGTAATCACAAAACAATATAATGGTGATGCTCAAGCTAGTCTTGTAGTTACAAATTATCAGTTAAATGGTTTAGTAGGAGCAGATGATGTAACTGTTACCGGAACAGCTCAGTATGATAATAAAAATACAGGGGCTGGCAAAACTATAACTGTAAATGGTTTTGTTCTTTCAGGTTTGCAAAAAGACTATTATACCTTAACCACTACCAGTGCAACTACTACTGGTGAAATCACTGCAAAACCTATTACTGCGACTGCAGGAATAATCAGTAAAGTGTACGATGGAACTGATTTAGCGGTAGTTAACTTTAATGGCTTCACCGCAGCAAATGGTTTAGTCGGAACGGATGATGTTCAGGTACAGTATGCTTCTGCTAGGTATAATTCAAAGGATGTAGGTGTTGCTAAGCCTGTTACAATTAATGGTTTAGTTTTATCTGGAGCTGATAATAACAATTATGTTCTTAATACATTCACTGTTTCCGGAGATATTACAGCCAAAGCAATTACAGTAACTGCAACAGCCGGACAAACAAAAGAGTATGGCTCAGCTGATCCTGTTTTAGCTTATAGCATTACTACAGGTGGCCCGTTAGCTGCCGGAGATTCATTTACAGGAGCTTTAGCTAGAACTTCGGGTGAAAATGTTGCAACTTATGCAATTAACCAGGGAAGCTTAAGTGCAGGCGCTAACTATGCTATTAGTTATGTTGGTGATAATTTTGCCATCACTCCTAAACAGTTGACAATTACTGCTGATAATAAAGAAATGTTTGAAGGTGATGCAGTTCCTGCTTTAACTGTTAGTTATAATGGCTTTGCAAACGGTGATGATAATAATAGCCTAACAGCACAACCTGCTGTTTCGACCACAGCAACGTCAGCAAGCTTGACGGGTGATTACACTATTACAGCTAATGGAGCAGTATCAACCAACTATACCATTACTTATGTGGGTGGTACGATGAAGGTAAAAGCTGCGGCACCAACGGATATTATATTAGCGACTGCTACTCTTTATGAGAACAGACCTGCAGGATCATCTGCCGGTTCATTGAGCAGTACATCAGGAAATCCTGCTGCAACGTATACTTATTCGTTAGTACCGGGTTCTGGCGATACCGATAATGCATTATTTGTTATTAATGGTAATGCGATCAATACAGTAGGAAGCTTTGATTTTGAACAAAAATCAACATTTAATATTCGTGTTCGATCAACCACGCAAAGTAATATTTGGTTAGAGAAAACTTTCGTAATCACGATTAACGATGTGAACGAAAAACCTACAATTGATCCGCTAAGTGATAAAGAACTTTGTCATACTACCGGTGAAGAACAAATTGCGGTTACTGGAATTAGTGCCGGACCTGAATCTGGTCAAACTTATACCTTAAGTATCCAGTCTGATAGAAACATCTTTGACAAGCTTGTAATTGTTAAGGGTAGTAACGGAAAAGCCACTATTCGCTATGTGTTGGCTCCAAACGCTGTTGGTGATGCAATTGTTAAAGTAAGCGTAAAAGACAATGGAGGTGTAGCTAATGGGGGAGTTGATCTTGCTGAACAATCATTTAAGCTAACGGTAAATGCATTACCAATCTTTACGGTTAAGAGCAATGTGTCCTCATTGAAAATATCCAAAGGAGACATAGTTGAACTTTCTGCGGTAGGTAATGCAACTACTTACGAGTGGGCAAACGTGGACGGAATTATAGGTAGTAAAAATGATCCGATGGTACAGGTTCGCCCTATGCAAACAACAACTTATTCAGTGAAGGGATATAATGCTAAGGGATGTGTTGTTGAGCAATCGATAACAATTGAGGTGGTTGAAGATTTCAAACTTAATGCTACCAATGTTATTACTCCTAATGGCGATGGATACAATGATAAATGGCTAGTTAGAAACATTGAAAGCTATCCTAACAACCTTGTCAAAATATTTGACAAAGCAGGACGAATGATCTATACTAAATCAGGGTATTTAAATGAGTGGGATGGAACCATTAATGGGGAACCTCTACATGAAGACACCTATTATTATATCATTGATTTAGGTAATGGTTCAAAATTGTATAAAGGTTATATCACCATTGTTCGCGACTAA
- a CDS encoding phage tail protein: protein MEPFVGQIQLFGFPWAPRGWALCNGQLLAISSNTALFSLLGTTYGGNGQTTFALPNLQGRVAIGQGQGPGLSNHYIGEIGGEEHHTLIITEMPAHNHVATSVLNVNAGDANVHTPVAGNSIGGVMDINGDPSNGFVATNPTIQLNNGSVVSTIGIAGGSQPHNNMQPYLAMNYCIALEGVYPSRN, encoded by the coding sequence ATGGAACCTTTTGTCGGACAGATTCAACTTTTTGGATTTCCTTGGGCACCACGTGGATGGGCACTTTGTAATGGACAACTTTTAGCTATTTCTTCAAACACTGCACTTTTCTCTTTATTAGGAACTACGTATGGAGGAAACGGCCAAACAACTTTTGCATTACCGAACTTGCAAGGTAGGGTGGCAATAGGTCAAGGTCAAGGCCCGGGTTTGTCTAATCATTACATAGGTGAAATAGGTGGAGAAGAGCATCACACTTTAATTATAACAGAAATGCCAGCACATAATCATGTGGCTACTTCTGTTCTTAATGTTAATGCAGGAGATGCTAATGTACATACACCAGTTGCCGGTAATTCTATTGGTGGGGTTATGGATATTAACGGCGATCCTTCTAATGGCTTTGTAGCTACAAATCCAACTATTCAACTAAATAATGGCTCAGTAGTTAGTACGATAGGAATAGCAGGTGGAAGTCAACCACATAATAATATGCAGCCTTATTTGGCAATGAACTACTGTATTGCACTTGAAGGAGTCTATCCTTCTAGAAATTAA
- a CDS encoding metallophosphoesterase has translation MTNNRRKFLLNSALLSGTFFLSNPLKTVAQITKRANELENIHDTLTIYHTNDLHGELGNQLSSKNGLSFIKGKLSQNEDSGLMLDAGDFLSGTGDLSADKKMIGTMNNTGYHIATLGNKELENGEEYLSDLISFMNFNLVNCNYSFNNSSLTSKVNPYVIFKSGRMKIGVTGVGAELTNNSIHFNNPYTSATKVATLLKNEKQCDIVICLSHLGMNSMGFNNKDFAAASENIDIIIGGHGENAQLNPYVLRNKLKEQVILRQGLSNGSMLGKMTFKHNDQKEVRAVDFRKFLSAPKASVESIVQA, from the coding sequence ATGACTAATAATCGCAGAAAATTTCTTCTAAATAGCGCTCTATTATCGGGTACATTTTTCCTCAGCAATCCATTGAAAACTGTTGCTCAGATTACGAAACGAGCTAACGAATTGGAGAATATCCACGATACATTAACTATCTACCATACGAATGATTTACATGGAGAGTTAGGAAATCAATTAAGTTCAAAAAATGGCTTATCTTTTATTAAGGGGAAATTATCTCAGAATGAAGATTCGGGTTTGATGTTAGATGCAGGTGACTTTTTGAGTGGAACTGGTGATTTAAGTGCAGATAAAAAAATGATCGGTACTATGAATAATACCGGATACCATATTGCTACATTAGGTAATAAGGAACTTGAAAACGGAGAGGAATATCTATCTGATTTGATTTCTTTTATGAATTTCAATTTAGTTAACTGCAACTATTCATTTAATAATTCTTCACTTACATCAAAAGTTAACCCGTATGTAATTTTTAAGTCAGGGAGAATGAAGATTGGTGTAACCGGAGTTGGGGCTGAGTTAACTAATAACAGTATTCATTTTAACAATCCGTATACCAGCGCAACAAAAGTGGCTACCTTATTAAAAAATGAGAAGCAATGCGATATTGTAATCTGCCTTTCTCATTTGGGTATGAATTCAATGGGATTCAATAATAAAGATTTCGCTGCTGCCTCTGAAAATATAGATATCATCATCGGTGGACATGGTGAAAATGCACAACTAAATCCTTATGTATTAAGAAATAAACTTAAGGAACAAGTTATTTTACGCCAGGGATTATCTAATGGTTCTATGTTAGGAAAAATGACCTTTAAGCATAATGATCAGAAAGAAGTAAGGGCTGTGGATTTCAGGAAATTCTTATCTGCTCCTAAAGCTTCTGTTGAATCGATTGTACAGGCATAG